DNA from Orbaceae bacterium lpD01:
AGCGATGTTCTATGATGAAGACTATGTGACTGCACTTGAACATGGCTTGCCACCAACTGCGGGTTTAGGTATTGGCATCGATCGTACGGTGATGTTATTTACCAACAGTCATACAATTCGTGATGTTATCCTGTTTCCCGCACTGCGCCCTTCTGCTAAATAAGAAGATCTTCGTTTTTATCACGATAAAAAGCCGCTCTCATCAAGCGGCTTTTTTATCAAAACGCAGCCTCAACAAGCTTAAACTAATCTGCTGACAGCGGTTTTGAATGATTCTCGCGCGCTGATATCGACCAAAATCTTACGCCATTGAATGCAATAAAGGTTAAAATCACGTACTCAATCGCCATAGCATAGACGCCTTGTAATGAAAAAATCACAATCGAGATTAAATTAATCACTATCCATAAAATCCAGTTCTCCGCATATTTACGGGTCATTAAAATTTGTGCAACAATCGACAATACGGTCATGCTCGCATCCCAAAACGGGTAAGCATCGGGTTCTAATAGCGGCATATTGAGCTGAAAACCTAACGCATTAAATAACGTCACCACAATCTCAGCTAAAAAACCAAACACGGGATCAATATAAACAGTCAGCAACAAAATGGCCACAATACAGACGGCTAACCAACCAAAAACGTTCTTTCTCGGCATCCAACGGATTTGTAATTCAGCCTCTTGTGAATCAGACTTCAGCCGCGTCCAGGCATACCAACCATAAATATTCGCCACAAAGAAAAAGAGTTGTAGTAATAAGCTAGCATAAAGATTAATCTGGAAAAAAATGATAGCAAACAGACTGACATTTAGTAGACCAAATAGATAATTAATGGTTTTTTCAATACTGGCCAAATAGATACATAATAACCCACAAAGGGTACCGATCGCTTCAATATAGGAAAGCGCATAGCCATCAGCGCCAATAGGAATATAAACCAGCAGATTATCGATACTCAAAAAATCTATCATATGACGACCCTTTTAAATTAATAACTTGATTAAATGATATTTTAATCATCAGATAAAACCACGTTCAGTACATATCAAGTTTCGTTCACATCATCGTATTGATGATCTAATTACCGCTTAACTACACACATTTACTCACTATTTTGGCAGATTATTTTATCACAATATCTCAACTCACTGTGGTGGTTATTATCAGTAAATCGGCTATCGCCGATCTGGCACTCAACAATAATTTCTTTACATACCCCCTAAGTAGTAACCCTAAAGGATAATTATATTCTTGAATAGTTTCAATACAATGATAGGTAATGAATTAGAATAGCAAAATTTAAAATTAAAATTAGGAAAATTTATGAGCAAAATCAAACTGGTTATCATTGGTAACGGGATGGTTGGGCATCGTTTTGTTGAAGAATTGATCGATAAAGCGCCACCAGAACAATTTGATATAACGATTTTTTGTGCCGAAGCGCATAAAGCTTACGACCGCGTTCACCTATCATCGTACTTTTCTGGCCATACTGCCGAAGATCTGTCATTGGTGCGTGCTGGTTTTTATGAAACACATAACATCAATATCTTGATGAATGAATCGGCGATGTTTATTGATCGTCAAAATAAAACCGTACACTCACATACTGGTCGGGTCGTCAGTTATGATAAATTAATTTTAGCCACCGGTTCATATCCCTGGATCCCACCTATCAAAGGCGCTGAGGGAAGTGACTGTTATGTCTATCGTACACTCGAAGATCTCGATGCTATTGCCGCCTGTGCACAACACAGTAAGAAAGGCGCCGTCATTGGCGGTGGTTTACTCGGTTTAGAAGCGGCTGGCGCACTCAAAAACCTCGGTATTGAAGCACATGTAGTCGAATTTGCGCCGGTTTTGATGGCGGAACAATTAGATGCCATGGGTGGCGAGCAGCTGCGTAAAAAAATAGAAGATATGGGGGTTATCGTACATACCAGTAAAAATACCCAAGAAATCCTGCACCATGCACACGGCAAGACAATGGCCTTTGCGGATGGTTCTCAATTAGATATTGATTTTATTGTATTCTCAACCGGTATTCGCGCTCAGGATAAATTAGGTCGAGACAGCCAGCTGGCGATTGGCCCACGCGGTGGCATCGTGATTAATGATTACTGCCAAACCGACGATCCGGATATTTACGCGATCGGTGAGTGTGCCTGCTGGGGCGATCGTGTTTATGGACTGGTTGCACCGGGTTACAAAATGGCACAAGTCGCCGTCAGCCATTTGCTCAGTGCACCACAAACCTTTACTGGCGCAGATATGAGTGCGAAACTTAAACTGCTCGGGGTTGATGTAGGCAGTATTGGCGATGCGCGCGGACGTACGCCTGGCGCACGTAGCTATCTCTATCTGGATGAGAATAAAGCGATCTATAAACGCCTAATCGTCAGTCAGGATAATACCAAATTACTGGGCGCGGTATTAGTCGGTGATACCTCCGATTATGGTAATTTACTCCAGTTAATGCTCAACGCGATTGATCTACCCGAAAATCCAGATGCTTTAATCTTACCTGCCCATGCGGGAAATAAGCCGATGTTGGGCGTTGAATCATTGCCTGATTCTGCTCAGATCTGTTCATGTTATGATGTAACCAAAGGCCAAATTATCGCAGCAGTCGATGCTGGCTGTCATACTATTGCCGAAATTAAAGCCACCACCAAGGCCGGTACCGGCTGTGGCGGCTGTATTCCACTGGTGACCCAGGTCCTTAACGCTGAGCTCAGTAAAAAAGGCATTGAGGTCAACAACCATCTTTGTGAGCATTTCGCATTTTCACGTCAGGAGCTCTATCATCTGATCCGTGTTGAAGGGATTAAATCTTTCCAGCAATTGATCGCGAAGCACGGACAAGGTTATGGCTGTGAGATTTGCAAACCAACCGTCGCGTCATTGATGGCGTCATGTTGGAATGATTATGTATTAACCACCACGCTGGCACCACTTCAAGAGACTAATGATGCCTTTTTGGGCAATATTCAAAAAGATGGTACTTATTCCATCATTCCCCGTTCCGCTGGAGGTGAAATTACGCCTGAAGGCTTAATTGCCGTTGGTCAGGTCGCGCAAAAATATCATCTGTACTCAAAAATTACTGGCTCACAACGTATCGGTTTATTTGGTGCACATAAAGATGATTTACCCGCAATCTGGCAAGAGCTGATTGAAGCCGGCTTTGAAACTGGCCATGCGTATGCTAAAGCACTCCGTATGGCAAAAACTTGTGTGGGAAGTACCTGGTGTCGTTATGGTGTTGGCGATAGTGTTGGCTTTGGTGTAGAGATTGAACATCGTTATAAAGGTATTCGTTCACCGCATAAAATGAAAATTGGTGTATCTGGCTGTACCCGTGAATGCGCCGAAGCCCAAGGTAAAGATATTGGTTTGATTGCAACTGAAAAAGGCTGGAATATTTATGTCTGTGGTAATGGTGGTATGACGCCGCGTCATGGCGATCTATTAGCCAGCGATCTCGATCGTGAAATCGCGCTTAAATATTTAGATCGCTTTATGATGTTCTATATTCGCACCGCCGATAAATTACAGCGAACCTCACTCTGGTTAGAAAGTATGGAAGGCGGTATTGATTACCTGCAGCAGGTTATTATTCATGACAAATTAGGGATTAATAGTGAATTAGAAAATGAGATGACCCGTTTACGTAAATTAGTGGTGTGTGAGTGGAAAGAAACGGTCGAAAATCCAGCGTACCAAACACGCTTTAAGCAGTTCATTAACAGTGATGCGCGAGATAATTTGGTCCAAATGGTCCCGGAACGCGCTCAGCATCGACCGGCTAAGCCAGAAGAACGTACAACCACTCAGACGATGAAATAGGAGCCTCACA
Protein-coding regions in this window:
- the pnuC gene encoding nicotinamide riboside transporter PnuC, with protein sequence MIDFLSIDNLLVYIPIGADGYALSYIEAIGTLCGLLCIYLASIEKTINYLFGLLNVSLFAIIFFQINLYASLLLQLFFFVANIYGWYAWTRLKSDSQEAELQIRWMPRKNVFGWLAVCIVAILLLTVYIDPVFGFLAEIVVTLFNALGFQLNMPLLEPDAYPFWDASMTVLSIVAQILMTRKYAENWILWIVINLISIVIFSLQGVYAMAIEYVILTFIAFNGVRFWSISARENHSKPLSAD
- the nirB gene encoding nitrite reductase large subunit NirB, producing MSKIKLVIIGNGMVGHRFVEELIDKAPPEQFDITIFCAEAHKAYDRVHLSSYFSGHTAEDLSLVRAGFYETHNINILMNESAMFIDRQNKTVHSHTGRVVSYDKLILATGSYPWIPPIKGAEGSDCYVYRTLEDLDAIAACAQHSKKGAVIGGGLLGLEAAGALKNLGIEAHVVEFAPVLMAEQLDAMGGEQLRKKIEDMGVIVHTSKNTQEILHHAHGKTMAFADGSQLDIDFIVFSTGIRAQDKLGRDSQLAIGPRGGIVINDYCQTDDPDIYAIGECACWGDRVYGLVAPGYKMAQVAVSHLLSAPQTFTGADMSAKLKLLGVDVGSIGDARGRTPGARSYLYLDENKAIYKRLIVSQDNTKLLGAVLVGDTSDYGNLLQLMLNAIDLPENPDALILPAHAGNKPMLGVESLPDSAQICSCYDVTKGQIIAAVDAGCHTIAEIKATTKAGTGCGGCIPLVTQVLNAELSKKGIEVNNHLCEHFAFSRQELYHLIRVEGIKSFQQLIAKHGQGYGCEICKPTVASLMASCWNDYVLTTTLAPLQETNDAFLGNIQKDGTYSIIPRSAGGEITPEGLIAVGQVAQKYHLYSKITGSQRIGLFGAHKDDLPAIWQELIEAGFETGHAYAKALRMAKTCVGSTWCRYGVGDSVGFGVEIEHRYKGIRSPHKMKIGVSGCTRECAEAQGKDIGLIATEKGWNIYVCGNGGMTPRHGDLLASDLDREIALKYLDRFMMFYIRTADKLQRTSLWLESMEGGIDYLQQVIIHDKLGINSELENEMTRLRKLVVCEWKETVENPAYQTRFKQFINSDARDNLVQMVPERAQHRPAKPEERTTTQTMK